The following is a genomic window from Miltoncostaea oceani.
TGTCGCGACGCGCGGGCGGCCAGTGGGCCAGGGGGTACCGGGAGCCGCTGAACGGGTCGGAGCGGATCAAGCGCGACGACGACGGCCTGAACGTGCGGGCGCGCATCGTGGAGCGCTACGCCCGCGAGGGGTTCGCGGCCATCCACCCCGACGACCTCCGCGGCCGCTTCCGCTGGTGGGGCCTCTACACCCAGCGCCGCGCGGGCGCGGAGGGCGACGTCGAGGAGGTCGAGGACGAGCACTTCATGCTGCGCGTCCGGATCCCCGGCGGGCGGCTCACCAGCGCGCAGCTGCGGGTGATCGGCGAGCTGTCCCTGCGGTACGGGCGCGACGTCGCGGACGTCACCGACCGCCAGAACGTGCAGCTCCACTGGATCCGGATCGAGGACGTCCCCGCGATCTGGGAGGCGCTGGAGGCCGTCGGCCTGAGCAGCGTCCAGGCCTGCGGCGACGTGCCGCGCACCACGATCGGCTGCCCCCTCGCCGGGGTCGACGCCCGCGAGCTGATCGACGCGACCCCCTTCGTCGCGGAGATCGAGCGGCGGTTCGTCGGCGACCCGGCCTTCTCGAACCTGCCGCGCAAGTTCAAGACGTCGATCTCCGGGTGCGCCGACCACTGCGCCCAGCACGAGATCAACGACATCGCCTTCGTCGCCGTCGAGGTGGACGGGCGGGTCGGGTTCGACCTCTGGGTCGGCGGGGGCCTCGGGCCGGCGCCGCGGCTCGCCCAGCGGCTCGGCGTCACCGTCCCGCCGGAGCGGGTCGCCGAGGTCTGGGCCGGGGTCACCGGCCTCTTCCGTGACCACGGGTACCGGCGCTCGCGCAACCACGCCCGCTTCAAGTTCCTGGTCGCGGACTGGGGTCCGGAGCGGGTGCGCGAGGTGCTCGAGCGCGAGTACCTCACGGCGCCGCTCCCGGACGGCCCGGCGCCCGCGCCGTCGACCACCGCGCAGCGCGACCACGTCGGGGTCCACACCCAGGCCGACGGCCGCCACTACGTGGGCGCTGCGCCCCGCGCGGGGCGCACGGCCGGTCACGAGCTGGTGCGCGTCGCGGACCTCGCGGAGCGGCACGGGTCGGGCCGCGTGCGGCTCACGACGCAGCAGAAGATCGTGGTCCTCGACGTCGCGCCCACCGGCGTGGACGCCCTCGTCGCCGGGCTCGAGGAGATGGACCTCCGGGTCGCGCCGGGCGTCCTGCGCCGCGCGGCGATGGCCTGCACCGGCAACGAGTTCTGCAAGATCGCGGTCGTCGAGACCAAGTCCCGGACCGACGCGCTCGTCCGGGAGCTCGAGCTGCGCATCCCCGATCTGGAGGAGCCGATCCGGATCCACATGAACGGCTGCCCCAACTCCTGCGCGCGCTTCCAGCTCGCCGACATCGGCCTGCTCGGGTCGCTCGCCCCCGGCGACGACGGCGCCCGGGTGGAGGCGTTCCAGGTGCACCTCGGCGGCCACCTCGGCCCCGGCGCCGCCGTCGCCCGCCGGGTGAAGGGCGTACGCGTCCGCAGCGACCGGCTCGACGACTACCTCGAGGCGGTGATCCGGTGCTTCCTCGACACCCGCGACGAGGACGAGCCCTTCCACCGCTGGGCGTCGCGGGCCGAGGACGCCTGGCTGCAGCCCCCGGTCGGCGTCGCGTGAGCGGGCACCCGTCCGCCGCGGCGCCGGGGGGCCGCGCGCAGCCCTTCTCGTGCCCGTACTGCGGGGAGGAGGACCTGCGCCCCGCCGAGGGCGGTCACCACTGCCCCGACTGCGACCGGCGGTTCGCGCTCACCTTCCTCGGGCGCGGCGCCGGCGAGCGACACCCGACACGATCCACGACCACAGGAGGGACCGTATGAGCCGTAGGGACGAGGTACTCGTCTCCACCGAATGGGTGGCCGCCCACACCGGCGATGCCGCCTACCGGCTGGTGGAGGTCGATGAGGACACCGCCGCCTATGCCGGTGGCCACATCCCCAACGCGATCGCGTGGCACTGGAAGGACGACCTGCACGCCGCGCCACGCCGCGACTTCCTCGACCAGGAGGGCCTGTCGGCCCTCCTCGCCCGCTCGGGGGTCGGCCCGGACACCACCGTCGTCCTCTACGGCGGCAACAACAACTGGTTCGCGACCTACGCCTACTGGCTGTTGCGGTACCAGGGGTTCGACCGTGTCCGCCTGATGGACGGCGGCCGCAAGAAGTGGGAGCTGGAGGACCGTGAGCTGGTCACCGAGGTCCCCACCCCGGCGGCGGCGGACCCCGGTCCCCTCGCCCCGGTGCGGGAGGAGTACCGGGCGTTCCGCGATGACGTCCTCGCCCACATCGGTGGTGAGGGGGCGACGATGGTCGATGTCCGCAGCCCCGCCGAGTTCTCGGGTGAGGTGATGGCCCCCCCGCACCTGCCCCAGGAGCAGGCGCAGGTCCCCGGCCACATCCCGGGTGCCGCGAACGTGCCGTGGGCCTCGGCGGCCCGTGAGGACGGGTCGTTCAAGAGCGATGAGGAGTTGACGTCCCTGTATGGCGGGGTGGGGGTCACCCCCGACACCGACGTGATCGCGTACTGCCGGATCGGGGAGCGGTCGAGTCACACGTGGTTCGTCCTCCACGAGATCCTCGGCTATGACCGGGTCCGCAACTACGACGGGTCGTGGACCGAGTACGGCAGCCTCGTCGGGGTCCCCGTCGAGAGGTGAGCGAACCCCCGCGCGGCACCGGGTGGTCCGGTGCCGCGCGGGGGGACCGGCGCGCTACGCGCCGAGCACGGCGGCCCCGACGATGATCCCCACGATCACCACCACCAGCAGCGCCCCGAACAGGATCAGTGCGCGGGCGCGCGGGTCGCCGCGCCCGTCCGGTCCCCGGGTCTCACCCATGATCTCCGCCTCCTGGTCGCCGAACCGAAAGTGCATCGTACTACGATCTTACCGGGTCGCCGGTAGGCTCGCGACATGAGCGACGCCCGGTCCGCACCCGCGCCCACCGGGGTCGTCGCGGCGCTCGGCGCGCTGCGCGACGGCGACCGCGCCCGGGCGGCTGCCGTCCTCGCCGCCGGGGACGCCGGAGACCTCGCCGCGGCCCTCGCACGCCACCTGGGCCGCGCCTCCGCGGACGCCGTCTA
Proteins encoded in this region:
- a CDS encoding sulfurtransferase; amino-acid sequence: MSRRDEVLVSTEWVAAHTGDAAYRLVEVDEDTAAYAGGHIPNAIAWHWKDDLHAAPRRDFLDQEGLSALLARSGVGPDTTVVLYGGNNNWFATYAYWLLRYQGFDRVRLMDGGRKKWELEDRELVTEVPTPAAADPGPLAPVREEYRAFRDDVLAHIGGEGATMVDVRSPAEFSGEVMAPPHLPQEQAQVPGHIPGAANVPWASAAREDGSFKSDEELTSLYGGVGVTPDTDVIAYCRIGERSSHTWFVLHEILGYDRVRNYDGSWTEYGSLVGVPVER
- a CDS encoding nitrite/sulfite reductase produces the protein MSRRAGGQWARGYREPLNGSERIKRDDDGLNVRARIVERYAREGFAAIHPDDLRGRFRWWGLYTQRRAGAEGDVEEVEDEHFMLRVRIPGGRLTSAQLRVIGELSLRYGRDVADVTDRQNVQLHWIRIEDVPAIWEALEAVGLSSVQACGDVPRTTIGCPLAGVDARELIDATPFVAEIERRFVGDPAFSNLPRKFKTSISGCADHCAQHEINDIAFVAVEVDGRVGFDLWVGGGLGPAPRLAQRLGVTVPPERVAEVWAGVTGLFRDHGYRRSRNHARFKFLVADWGPERVREVLEREYLTAPLPDGPAPAPSTTAQRDHVGVHTQADGRHYVGAAPRAGRTAGHELVRVADLAERHGSGRVRLTTQQKIVVLDVAPTGVDALVAGLEEMDLRVAPGVLRRAAMACTGNEFCKIAVVETKSRTDALVRELELRIPDLEEPIRIHMNGCPNSCARFQLADIGLLGSLAPGDDGARVEAFQVHLGGHLGPGAAVARRVKGVRVRSDRLDDYLEAVIRCFLDTRDEDEPFHRWASRAEDAWLQPPVGVA